Proteins encoded in a region of the Lycorma delicatula isolate Av1 chromosome 6, ASM4794821v1, whole genome shotgun sequence genome:
- the LOC142326605 gene encoding uncharacterized protein LOC142326605: protein MIYQNVRGLRTKQDEIFASLIDFHFDVVALTETWLSDEHCDVNLFPDCYHVFRADRDYAASLLQRGGGSAILVQSSIRCTRRKDLEAFPEAVWVELIRPDMKNLLVCVMYVAPFLASILLDQYYGFLYRHVDILSFDICIVGDFNVSGVCWSTRSLPANIGFYAKCKARSVFDFVNMMNLDVFTHESTDPSFCNNGLDLILTNCRIFTRAAEALVCPDKFHPPFEIGFLEVATVDVAETGLVFRYDRGGYRALYVDVRFADWCNVLLTVDLEESVLGLQKIITAAIDRHVLAFRPKSTKFPPWFNRNIVNLLKRKKAAHRRFKSSGLSDDYFLFSRLRRDVKYAIADARVVWARKCESDLCSNPRNFWKYISRQKSNYVRTPAPTVDGRTISDSRLSCQYFGEYFQSVYQDIPTQTTSGGACINNHRILDIPMVSYSDVSGAIGILNARSAVGLDRIPAFVIKADSAAINVKSIAIKIKRKYKLWELILSTLTPSLMPIVKL, encoded by the coding sequence ATGATCTACCAGAATGTTCGTGGTTTGAGGACTAAGCAGGATGAAATTTTCGCGTCCTTGATTGATTTTCACTTCGACGTGGTTGCCTTGACTGAGACTTGGCTTAGTGATGAGCACTGTGATGTCAATCTGTTTCCAGACTGTTACCATGTTTTTCGGGCTGACCGGGATTATGCTGCTTCTTTACTTCAGCGTGGTGGTGGTTCAGCTATTCTTGTACAATCAAGCATTAGGTGTACGAGGAGGAAGGACCTCGAGGCGTTTCCTGAGGCTGTATGGGTTGAGCTAATTCGACCAGACATGAAGAATTTGTTGGTTTGTGTTATGTATGTTGCTCCGTTTTTAGCTTCAATTCTCCTCGACCAATATTATGGTTTTCTGTATAGGCACgtagatattttaagttttgatatttgtattgtaGGCGATTTTAATGTATCTGGAGTGTGCTGGTCTACTAGAAGTCTTCCTGCAAATATTGGGTTTTATGCTAAATGTAAAGCACGatcggtttttgattttgttaacaTGATGAACTTGGACGTTTTTACACATGAATCAACGGATCCTTCCTTCTGTAATAAtggtttggatttaattttgactaactgCAGGATTTTCACTAGAGCTGCTGAGGCTCTTGTTTGCCCTGATAAGTTCCATCCTCCGTTTGAAATTGGGTTCCTTGAAGTCGCAACCGTTGATGTGGCAGAAACGGGCCTGGTTTTTCGCTATGATCGTGGTGGCTATCGTGCGTTGTATGTCGATGTGAGGTTTGCTGATTGGTGTAATGTTCTCTTGACCGTCGATTTGGAGGAATCGGTTCTGGGTTTACAGAAGATAATTACTGCAGCGATTGATAGACATGTTCTTGCATTTCGTCCTAAGTCAACCAAATTTCCACCTTGGTTCAATAGGAACATTGTTAATCTTCTCAAGAGGAAGAAGGCTGCTCATCGCAGGTTTAAATCTTCTGGTCTGTCGGatgattatttcttgttttctcgGCTGCGTAGAGATGTTAAATATGCGATAGCGGATGCCAGAGTGGTTTGGGCTCGGAAGTGTGAATCTGACCTTTGTTCTAATCCgaggaatttttggaaatatatttctcgACAGAAGTCTAACTATGTAAGGACTCCGGCCCCTACTGTCGATGGGCGGACTATTTCTGATTCTCGGTTGAGTTGTCAgtattttggtgaatattttcaatcagtatacCAGGACATTCCTACGCAGACTACGTCTGGTGGCGCCTGTATCAACAACCATCGGATTCTTGACATTCCGATGGTTTCATATTCTGACGTATCTGGTGCTATAGGAATTCTTAACGCTAGATCGGCGGTCGGCTTGGATCGGATTCCTGCGTTTGTTATCAAAG